CCCACAGGCCGATGGCTGCCGGCCGATGCGCGCGCGGGATGCGCGTGGTCTCCACCTTTGTGGAGAGCCCATCATCGACCTTGAACCATGGCATCGGACTACGCCACCGCCCGAAGCTCGCTGAGAAGCTGCGCGTAGCGGAGGCGCAACTCGCCGCGCGGTCGACGATCGCCCGTCTCCCAGCGCGAGATCGTGTTGCGCGCAACGCCGAGCTCGTTCGCCAGCCTGATCTGCGACACTCCTGCGCTCTCTCGAATCAGTCGAGCGACCTCCGGCTTGGGGAGGTCTCGCGCGATGCGCACTTCCTCGATCAGTGTCATTTCAACCTCCGCATTCGTTGGGCTCGCACGTCTAGGTTGCGCTTCGGTGTCGCTCTCGGGATGGCGTGGGCTGTCTCGTGTCGGCGCGGGCATGAGACACTCCCGCGCGACTGTTGCACCATCGGTAGCGCAGTGGTTACAGTCGGTCTGTGCAGCCCTACGAGTTCGCTCCCGACAGCCGGCCACCGGCCGAGGCCTTCGAGGAAGAATCGTGGACGCACGTCAGCGGCGGCGGACTGCCTGCACCGATCTACATCCGGGTGTCGCGTGCAGCGAACGGCCGCCCGGTCGTCACCGGTCTCGTCGTGGGCGCGACCTGGCCGAACGCGGAGATCACCGCAGACGTGCTCCGAAGCATCCGCCTCGGCGAGATCGTGCGCGAGCTTCACAAGGGGTTCAGCCCCACCGAGGTCCCGCCGTACGACGACTTCCGAGCCCAGATCGAGTGGGCACTCATGCACCAGACCTACGTCGAGGGCGCAGCGACGCTGACCGAGCCCAGTCGAGCTTTTCGCGGTGACGAGGAGCGCCTCCGTGTGTTCGCGCGCACGTACCAGGCGAACATCGTGCGAAGCCCGCGCTCGCCGATGGCCGCGACGCTCCGCGACCTCGAGAACCGGCAGGAGTTCCTCAAGATCTCCCGCGCCACCCTGTACCGGTGGCTGGAGCGCTGCCGCGACCTCGGGCTCCTGCCGCGCACGTGAGCGGCGAGACAGAGCCACAGCCCTGTCTCGCCTGCCCGCAGCCGTCGTCACGGCCACTCGTCGCCCTCGACGGGATTCTCTATCCGGTGGGCAGCCTCGATCAGACGAACGGCGGTGCGCCGCGCCTCCGCCGGGGTGACGCGCCACGCGTCGCCCTCCGCCGGCTCGAGGATGACCACCGTGGCGCCATCGCCTGAGACACCGGTCGACACGCTAGGGGCACTCACGGCGTCGCTCCGCCATTGAGGGCGGCGACCTGGTCTGCCAGCTCTCGCAGCCACACGGCGGCGGCCTCCGCCTGATCCGCGAGCTCGCGGACACCGACGACCGTCAGCTCCCGCGCCCAACCTGACTCGACGTCCACACCGAGTCGCGTGGGCCCGTCGTCCTCGCGGATGTAGAACGCATTGAGAGGCAGCGGCGACCCCTCGAGGTTGTGGCTGATGTGGAAGTTCATGCTGTTGTCGGGCTTGTGGTCCCTCGGGTGGCCGGAGCACCATGGCACCGGGCAGTCGATCCTCTCGTCACTCATGAGCTCGCCACCGCCTCGGTGAGCGAAATGGCGATGCCGCGCAGCAGCCGGTCGATCTGGAACATGGTGCCGACGGTGAACTCGTGCGACCATCCCCCGCTCTCTTCGGTCCAGACCGCCGCGAAAGACGTCGCCGTCGACTTCTGGAGGAACACCTCCATGTCGGGGATGGGCGTATCGATCGGGGCACCGAACTCGGTAAAGACGCGGCGCACCCGCCAGCCCCATGCGGGGCACTCCTCCGAGACTTCTCGCTCCTGCGTCGGAGCCTGTGCGATCATGGTCATGTTCTGGTTCCTCTCTGGATTCTGGATCTCGCCCTCGCCCTGGCCGGCGGGGGCTTTCTTCTTGCGGGTCACGCGAGGGTCCACAGTTGACAGGTCGACCCTGTGCGCGTGCGTCCCCGCTGGGATGCGGCGCGAACGTTCCCTTCGACGACGAGCTCGTTGCGTCGTGTGCGGATGCTCTGCGGCGTGGCCGCGGGCACACTCGGATGCATGAAGCGGTGAGCCTCGTAGAGGTCGACGAGCCTCTCGTCTGAGATCGGGCCGTGGCTCTTGATGAGCGTCACGATCGCGGCCTGCACGAGCTGGCGCCGCGTGGCAGACTGCGCGTCCGCGGCATCCCATGACGTTTCCGGGTCGTGCGGCCGCGCGATCGGAGCGGACACTACGCACTCACCTCGGCCGTACCCTGTCGAGCGCTCGCCTCGACCCACTCGATTACCTCGGACTCAAGGTAGAGCACCGTCTTTGGCGTGGGCTTCCGATATCGGGGCCCCTTGCCGTTGAACCGAAGCTGCGCGAGGTTCGTCTTCGTCATCCCAGGGACAAGCTCACACACTTCGTCGACTGTGAGGTATCGAGTTCGCGCGGCCGAGCTCACCGCGGGGTGCTGAACCGTCATCCGTCGTTCTTCCTCTCGATCATCAGTGGCCATGCCGTTCTTCATCATGGCCATATCCCAAATATACAGAAGTGGCCGTAGAAATCAATACATTGGCCATCTATGATGACGGGATGCCTGATAATCGACGCGAGCTGCCGCTCGCCGCCCGTCTGGGAGCCTCGATTGACGGCGTGCAACTGGCGGACGGCTCGTCCTACGTGGCGATCAAGCCGAGCTTGCTCGCCCCCACATCGGTGCGGGCAACAGTCGAGCTCGAACATTTCCCTGACACGCATTTCGACGTGAGGCTTCGGTGGGACAGCGAGACCCTTGGGTATCGAGTGGAGCACCTCGGAATCACCACGGACCGCGGGATATCGACGTCTGACCTACACGCCTATTCGGTACCAACGCTCGTCCGCGTAGTTGCCTCGTCAGGAGTCCTCGTTGAGCTCGAATCCATCACGGGCGAGGCAGGCAAGTTCACCGGATTTGAGGAGTTCTTGGCTCTAGTCGATCTCGACGCAATGCGCACGCGGGCATCGACAGGGCCGGCCGACTCGCTCTGGCTCGTTGCCATCCTCTACGCCTACGCCCGCACCGTTGGCCTTAACCCCAATCGGACAGTCGTGGATCTCCTCGCGCTTCCTCAGCGAACTGCGACCCGATGGATAGCTCGAGCGCGCACAGAAGGGCTACTCGACTGATGGGAAGCATCCACTCATACGAGACGAAGGCCGGCAAGCGATACCGGATCATCTTCCGCACACCCGACCACTCGCAGACGTCCGAGCGAGGGTTCAGGACGAAACGCGACGCCGAGATCCGACTCGCCGAAGTAGAGGTATCCAAGTCGCGAGGGGAGTTCATCGACGCGGCATCCGCTCGAGCGACCATTGCGACACTCGGCAAGGAATGGCTCCTGGGGCAAGAGCACGTCCTGAAGCCATCTGCGTACCGCCCGCTCGAGTCGTCGTGGCGCCTCCACGTGAAGCCCAAGTGGGGCCACCGCGCGATCGGCAGTGTCCGGCACAGCGAAGCTCAGACTTGGGTGTCGGAGCTCAGCCGCTCCATGAGCGCGACCAGTGTCCTTCGCGCGTACGGCATCCTCGCCGGCATCCTCGACACCGCTGTGAAGGACCGGCGGTTGGCATCGAATACTGCCCGGGGGCTCACGTTGCCGAGGAAGACCGGCAAGTCGAAGGTGTATCTCACGCATGCCCAGGTGCAGCAGCTCGCGGACGCGTCCGCCTACCCCGCGCTGGTGCTCTTCCTCGCGTACACGGGTCTTCGGTGGGGTGAAGCGACGGGACTGCGGGTGAAGCATCTGAACGCGCTCAGGCGGCGTGTGAGCGTCGAGGAGAACGCGGTAATGGTAGGCGGCACCATCCACGTCGGTACTCCGAAGAGCCACACCGCGCGATCGGTTCCCTACCCGGCGTTCCTGTCGACATCCCTCGCCCAGCTCTGCGAGGGAAAGGGTCGCGACAGCATCCTCTTCGGCGACGGCGCCACTCACATGCGACTCCCCCACTCTCGCGACGGCTGGTTCACCGCGGCCGTGAAGCGAGTGCAGGCGGTCGACGAGGACTTCCCCCGCGTGACACCGCACGATCTCCGACACACGGCCGCCTCACTCGCCATATCGGCCGGCGCCAACGTCAAGGCGGTGCAGCGGATGCTCGGTCACGCTTCGGCGGCGATGACACTGGACGTCTACGGCGACCTGTTCGATGACGATCTCGACGCCGTTGCGAAGGCGTTGAACAAGGCTCGCTCAGCCTCGAGTGTTGCCAAGGCGTTGCCACGAACGGTCGGAGGGCAAGAGAAAACCCCCTGACTTCCGCCTATTTACTGGGAAGTCAGAGGGTTTCACGTGGCGGTACCGGTGGGATTTGAACCCACGGTGGGCTTTCACCCACACAACTTTTCGAGAGTTGCACCTTCGGCCGCTCGGACACGGTACCGAGGACGATCTTAGACGACCGGGGCGCATGGGCCAAAACGAGCGGATGCCACGAGGCCGGCGCCGCGGCATCCGTCGACCGCCCCTCGACCGCCCGCGGCGAATGCAGCGCACGTTCAGTCGGCATGCAGCCGGTTCGGAGCGGGCCGGCATACATTGTGCGCATGACCAGCGCTCCTCGCCCCGATCGACCGCGCACCCGCGCGATGTCGTCGAGGCTGCGCAACGGCCTTTGGCTCGCCGCCATCAACGTGCTCGGCGGCCTCGGTTGGGGCACGTTCCGCACGCGAGTGCGCGAGAACGCGGCGGTCCTCAGCGACCTGCTGCCCGTGCACTCGAAGTGGTGGCGCGACCAAGCCAAGGCCGAGGGCGAGCTGCTCTACGTCGCGCTCGGCGACAGCGCCGCGCAGGGCATCGGTGCCACGAGCCCCGATCGCAGTTACGTCGGCGTGCTCGCCGGTGACATCCGCACGGCCACCGGCCGCAGCCTTCGCGTCATCAACCT
The Agromyces albus DNA segment above includes these coding regions:
- a CDS encoding helix-turn-helix transcriptional regulator, with the protein product MTLIEEVRIARDLPKPEVARLIRESAGVSQIRLANELGVARNTISRWETGDRRPRGELRLRYAQLLSELRAVA
- a CDS encoding helix-turn-helix transcriptional regulator — encoded protein: MAMMKNGMATDDREEERRMTVQHPAVSSAARTRYLTVDEVCELVPGMTKTNLAQLRFNGKGPRYRKPTPKTVLYLESEVIEWVEASARQGTAEVSA
- a CDS encoding tyrosine-type recombinase/integrase; amino-acid sequence: MGSIHSYETKAGKRYRIIFRTPDHSQTSERGFRTKRDAEIRLAEVEVSKSRGEFIDAASARATIATLGKEWLLGQEHVLKPSAYRPLESSWRLHVKPKWGHRAIGSVRHSEAQTWVSELSRSMSATSVLRAYGILAGILDTAVKDRRLASNTARGLTLPRKTGKSKVYLTHAQVQQLADASAYPALVLFLAYTGLRWGEATGLRVKHLNALRRRVSVEENAVMVGGTIHVGTPKSHTARSVPYPAFLSTSLAQLCEGKGRDSILFGDGATHMRLPHSRDGWFTAAVKRVQAVDEDFPRVTPHDLRHTAASLAISAGANVKAVQRMLGHASAAMTLDVYGDLFDDDLDAVAKALNKARSASSVAKALPRTVGGQEKTP